A single Acetivibrio cellulolyticus CD2 DNA region contains:
- a CDS encoding glycosyltransferase codes for MKIIIVSQGSQGDINPFLSLGRKLKSQGHGVVFCGSKENQSINKY; via the coding sequence ATGAAGATAATTATTGTTTCTCAAGGGTCGCAAGGTGACATCAACCCATTTTTATCACTTGGAAGAAAGTTGAAATCCCAAGGCCATGGTGTGGTTTTTTGTGGGTCTAAAGAAAACCAGAGTATTAACAAATATTAG
- a CDS encoding cyclic peptide export ABC transporter → MLNSGLSITIIIACVGLALVTLFYIGLSFVETFRKERVFKGNGIKGVATILGAFAVIGGFEYCLYNAPTVLAQGFSWPMLEEWGPAYFIQAIFCLAIVVPIFGIYFIQTHFWEKRDDKPYFMIIVFSIISGIGNSMIIFIINEALNRTFNGESRRAAFESRLYLFFILGIVLFAIASIVARKRLVVLTSYFVYEKRIFIINKIIKVNYDRYEQIKQENTMAALNNDTEVISGFVTILVNGLTGIITMITCFIYLCTMTLYGTLFTIMILVLAVLVFLRASSNAEKMFEINRDAQNVFFKNIYGLVYGFRELFINKKKREEFCEDVCDTCALNRDTRIKGEFSLINAAVFGETLYIGVIGLIVFIFPMLFYNIQENTFRNYVTVCLYLGGMVNSEVSLISGLMRVLVSWKRIKEYNEAISMEEDSVAKVDTLEQVKSKKENLTISFRDVTFSYKNEDGEQFTVGPINYDFKSGEIVFISGGNGSGKSTLAKMLTGLYRPDSGEITVNGRKVDCETLGSYFTTVYSDFYLFEKLYGIPHNEKQKEIEKYLKVLKIDNKVQVNDGVFSTVKLSTGQRKRMALLVSYLEDREAFLFDEWAADQDPEFKRFFYQEILPELKAKGKTIIAITHDDRYFGEADKHIKMEMGKIVS, encoded by the coding sequence TTGCTAAACAGTGGTTTATCTATAACAATTATCATAGCTTGTGTTGGACTTGCCTTGGTAACCCTTTTTTACATCGGACTTTCTTTTGTTGAAACATTCAGAAAAGAAAGAGTGTTTAAAGGAAATGGGATTAAAGGAGTTGCTACAATACTTGGAGCATTTGCTGTTATAGGCGGTTTCGAGTACTGCCTTTACAATGCGCCCACAGTTTTGGCACAAGGCTTTTCATGGCCAATGTTAGAAGAGTGGGGGCCTGCGTATTTTATTCAGGCAATATTTTGCCTTGCTATTGTTGTACCGATTTTCGGGATTTATTTCATTCAAACTCATTTTTGGGAAAAGCGTGATGATAAGCCCTATTTTATGATTATTGTTTTTAGCATTATAAGCGGTATAGGCAATTCTATGATTATTTTTATAATCAATGAAGCCTTAAACCGTACTTTTAACGGTGAAAGCCGGAGAGCAGCTTTTGAAAGCCGACTTTATCTTTTCTTTATACTGGGGATTGTTCTATTTGCGATAGCTTCAATCGTTGCAAGAAAACGCCTAGTTGTTCTTACAAGTTATTTCGTATATGAGAAACGTATCTTTATCATTAATAAGATTATAAAAGTCAATTATGATAGATATGAGCAAATAAAGCAAGAAAACACAATGGCAGCTCTTAACAACGATACTGAGGTGATTAGCGGTTTTGTAACAATATTGGTTAATGGTTTGACAGGAATCATAACCATGATAACCTGCTTTATCTATCTATGCACTATGACCTTGTATGGTACGCTTTTTACAATTATGATACTGGTTTTGGCGGTTTTGGTTTTCTTGAGGGCAAGCAGTAATGCTGAAAAAATGTTTGAAATAAACAGGGATGCACAAAATGTATTTTTTAAGAACATTTACGGTTTGGTCTATGGTTTCAGGGAGCTATTTATAAACAAGAAGAAGCGTGAAGAGTTTTGTGAAGATGTGTGTGATACATGCGCTTTGAACCGGGATACAAGGATAAAGGGTGAGTTCAGCCTTATAAATGCAGCAGTATTTGGCGAGACATTGTACATAGGTGTCATAGGGCTCATTGTATTTATTTTTCCAATGCTTTTTTACAATATCCAGGAAAATACGTTCAGAAATTATGTGACTGTGTGTTTGTATTTAGGCGGAATGGTAAACTCTGAAGTAAGCTTGATTTCGGGATTAATGCGTGTTTTGGTTAGTTGGAAGAGAATTAAGGAATACAATGAAGCAATTTCAATGGAAGAAGACAGTGTAGCTAAAGTAGATACATTGGAACAGGTCAAATCCAAAAAGGAAAATCTCACTATCAGCTTTAGAGACGTTACCTTCAGCTATAAGAACGAAGATGGAGAGCAATTTACTGTAGGTCCTATTAATTATGACTTTAAATCAGGAGAAATTGTCTTTATTTCAGGTGGTAATGGAAGCGGTAAATCTACACTGGCAAAAATGCTTACAGGTCTTTACAGACCTGACAGCGGAGAAATAACTGTCAATGGCCGGAAGGTTGATTGTGAAACTTTAGGAAGCTATTTTACAACGGTTTACAGTGATTTTTATCTCTTTGAAAAGCTATACGGTATTCCTCACAACGAAAAGCAGAAGGAAATTGAAAAGTATTTGAAGGTTCTCAAGATAGATAATAAAGTTCAGGTGAATGATGGAGTTTTCAGCACTGTTAAGTTGTCTACCGGTCAAAGGAAAAGGATGGCGCTTCTTGTAAGCTATTTGGAAGACCGTGAGGCTTTCTTGTTTGATGAGTGGGCAGCGGATCAGGACCCTGAATTTAAGCGGTTTTTCTATCAGGAGATTCTGCCTGAACTTAAAGCAAAAGGAAAAACAATAATAGCAATAACTCACGATGACCGTTACTTTGGTGAAGCGGACAAGCATATTAAGATGGAAATGGGCAAGATTGTAAGTTGA
- a CDS encoding trypsin-like peptidase domain-containing protein, which produces MSLKKKLLIVISVSSLLIFSGCTGNTQEMAVEPVLLDNTILRPDFYLHGTDFEAGTAFAVEIPEKNASMVLTALHLFGPDGGLEEEIPSSELADNIQKVTFSDAFTGEACGECVEVLSIPDAEVSSGVDKDIAAFYYGDDMKVPKLKISSKLPKKGETIWLAASVMTAPEDKKLHKATVRSASKKMLTFEYEDEGIMITATSGAPILNSKGEVVGINIGGYEDGKTVTGCANPCTSFKEMIMDALK; this is translated from the coding sequence ATGTCTTTAAAGAAGAAATTATTAATCGTTATTTCAGTTTCATCGCTGCTGATTTTTAGCGGTTGTACTGGAAATACTCAGGAGATGGCAGTTGAACCTGTATTGCTTGACAACACAATATTGAGACCTGATTTTTATCTGCATGGTACTGATTTTGAAGCAGGTACAGCTTTTGCAGTTGAAATTCCGGAGAAAAATGCTTCCATGGTTTTAACAGCATTGCATTTATTTGGGCCGGATGGAGGATTGGAGGAAGAGATCCCTTCTTCAGAACTGGCAGATAACATTCAAAAAGTAACTTTTTCCGATGCTTTTACAGGTGAAGCGTGTGGAGAATGTGTTGAAGTATTAAGTATACCTGATGCAGAGGTATCTTCAGGAGTTGATAAAGACATTGCTGCTTTTTACTATGGAGATGATATGAAAGTTCCTAAATTAAAGATATCCAGTAAATTGCCAAAAAAAGGTGAAACTATATGGCTTGCTGCTTCAGTAATGACTGCACCAGAGGACAAAAAGCTTCATAAAGCAACTGTAAGAAGTGCCTCTAAGAAAATGCTTACGTTTGAATATGAAGATGAAGGTATTATGATAACGGCTACAAGCGGTGCACCAATTCTCAATTCAAAAGGCGAGGTAGTAGGTATAAATATTGGCGGTTATGAGGATGGTAAAACGGTTACAGGATGTGCCAATCCATGCACTAGCTTCAAAGAGATGATTATGGATGCTTTGAAATAA
- a CDS encoding C45 family autoproteolytic acyltransferase/hydolase, producing the protein MRKGLLAICLIILLLLQVGCAEKIATVAGEASYTEKGVSIKDQGEYFEVVLDYTSGLTHHQIGAALARGILAMIPDYEALIDLYIAENLPKYQYNESFFRIEDIKPQINPDYLEELDGMGEVFSGGAENGYKDKKLSDEEVYLYNILPDVARGSQCSFVSVFGERSATKKNITGRNLDWYAGEFNQLPRIQAITTYKYEDRSICSIGYMGFMGILTGFSDRKVYAAVLDSSTGAPYVSLGKRSYPLDIRYALENEKTLDDVAKYMTDPSKLYAVNHLIALADPNESKILENNISGTGATGKRVKRALRSADSELNKGITWGITDAVAAVNSFLLRGNYDNHTADKNNTKRWKNIKKELLASGTTADVDDIKRVISYDNGSPGTFVDSGDIYNQMTVQMIVFQPDSLTLEVFFHPRDTRKTPDDPVFKKIEVFK; encoded by the coding sequence ATGAGAAAAGGATTACTTGCAATTTGTTTAATAATATTACTTTTATTACAGGTGGGCTGTGCTGAGAAAATTGCTACAGTAGCAGGTGAAGCAAGTTATACCGAGAAAGGTGTAAGCATAAAGGATCAGGGGGAATACTTTGAAGTGGTTCTCGATTATACAAGTGGTTTGACACACCATCAGATTGGGGCAGCACTTGCACGTGGTATTCTGGCTATGATACCAGATTATGAAGCTTTGATTGATCTGTATATTGCAGAAAATCTTCCTAAGTACCAGTATAACGAAAGCTTCTTCAGGATTGAAGACATCAAACCGCAGATCAACCCTGACTATCTGGAGGAACTGGATGGCATGGGAGAGGTTTTTTCAGGAGGGGCTGAAAACGGTTACAAGGATAAAAAGTTATCTGATGAGGAAGTGTATTTATACAACATTCTTCCGGATGTTGCAAGAGGTTCGCAGTGCAGCTTTGTATCAGTATTTGGAGAACGGTCGGCAACTAAAAAGAATATTACTGGAAGAAATTTGGACTGGTATGCCGGGGAATTTAACCAACTTCCTAGAATACAGGCAATTACGACCTATAAGTATGAAGATAGAAGTATTTGTTCAATAGGGTATATGGGTTTTATGGGAATTCTAACAGGATTTAGTGATAGAAAGGTTTATGCGGCTGTTCTTGACTCCTCAACAGGAGCCCCTTATGTTTCATTGGGAAAACGCTCATATCCTTTGGACATTCGGTATGCGCTGGAAAATGAAAAAACTCTGGATGATGTCGCTAAATATATGACAGATCCCTCAAAACTTTATGCTGTCAACCATCTGATAGCACTTGCCGATCCGAACGAAAGCAAAATATTAGAGAACAATATTAGCGGGACGGGAGCTACGGGCAAAAGAGTTAAACGTGCATTAAGAAGTGCGGATTCAGAATTGAATAAAGGTATAACATGGGGAATTACAGACGCTGTTGCAGCTGTAAACTCTTTTCTGCTTCGCGGCAATTATGATAATCATACAGCGGATAAGAACAATACTAAGAGATGGAAAAATATTAAGAAAGAACTGCTGGCATCAGGAACGACAGCAGATGTGGATGATATAAAGAGGGTTATATCATATGATAATGGTTCCCCTGGAACTTTTGTAGACAGCGGAGACATATATAACCAAATGACTGTCCAAATGATAGTTTTCCAGCCGGACAGCCTTACCCTGGAAGTTTTCTTTCACCCGAGAGATACAAGAAAGACTCCTGATGACCCGGTTTTCAAGAAAATAGAGGTGTTTAAGTAG
- a CDS encoding MerR family transcriptional regulator, translating to MLINDVCKACVLTKKAIEYYVEQGLISPRICINGYRDFSQSDVEKLKKISMLRKLDLGTESIRSVLNSENPSEILCKIANEKEIKLDIGKSKIELIKNLEKEVLGMILVKKLNFCLKNKQ from the coding sequence ATGTTAATTAATGATGTATGTAAAGCCTGTGTACTTACAAAAAAGGCAATTGAATATTATGTGGAACAAGGATTAATCTCACCAAGAATTTGTATAAACGGCTATCGTGATTTCAGTCAATCTGATGTTGAGAAGCTGAAGAAAATATCTATGCTGAGAAAACTGGATTTAGGAACGGAAAGCATACGAAGTGTTTTAAACAGTGAAAATCCTTCCGAGATATTGTGTAAAATAGCTAATGAAAAAGAAATAAAACTGGATATAGGAAAATCTAAAATAGAATTAATTAAAAACTTGGAGAAGGAAGTTCTTGGAATGATATTGGTAAAGAAATTAAACTTTTGTCTGAAAAACAAACAATAA
- a CDS encoding DinB family protein, whose amino-acid sequence MKDTAADLESIVELFKEEYLNLNDLLAETKISEDKWTLKEIIGHLIDSASNNHQRFIRLKLSDEIEFPDYKNEEWLQVQSYNEMKFSDLVSLFYYFNKLMVNIIGNIEPKSLNNRWNVDWDENTSFITLEKLAIHYVEHIKGHMVHFRERLSEVENFKREI is encoded by the coding sequence ATGAAAGATACTGCTGCTGATTTGGAAAGCATAGTAGAGCTATTTAAAGAGGAGTATTTGAATCTAAATGATTTATTAGCAGAGACAAAAATTTCAGAAGATAAGTGGACACTGAAAGAAATTATAGGGCATTTGATTGATTCGGCTTCAAATAATCATCAACGATTTATCAGGCTAAAATTATCTGATGAAATTGAGTTCCCAGATTACAAAAATGAAGAATGGCTACAAGTTCAAAGTTATAACGAAATGAAGTTCTCAGATCTTGTTTCATTGTTTTACTATTTTAATAAACTAATGGTAAACATCATTGGGAATATTGAACCCAAAAGTTTAAATAATCGATGGAATGTAGACTGGGATGAGAATACATCATTTATAACTCTAGAAAAATTAGCAATACATTATGTTGAACATATAAAAGGGCATATGGTCCATTTCCGTGAAAGATTGTCTGAGGTTGAAAACTTTAAAAGAGAGATATAA
- a CDS encoding HD domain-containing phosphohydrolase: protein MANIFKEGKNVPTIGFVVSDLRSYYAEHLGTALKNLTQKYHINILIFPCRFTGIEWDHQYQYNTLIDLINKKNLDGIILASASFMGGKINKKEIFEYIRYSYGIPVVSIGVELDNIPSLIVNNSSGIKEAIRHLVNQHNIRKIGFLRGSIGNDEADERFNAYIEELKDQNIPFNPDIIFNGNFLQTEATEVGKNIISSGIFREIEAIISANDEMALGLIPALYRGNLRIPKDMKIIGFDDIESSRSYLPPLTTIRQPLYEIAEESVNIILSMLSNKPVKKKYIFDTSLVIRSSCGCLIPKETSQRFLSNEKSSFDKNSNNHSNEQPMNKKDMFDALFKDKEIAQKLQTIFSNLSLENPENIDIDDFLQEFYCFLIENSTVPDFFENIKKASIKFFENFYHKEIFDSNNNGLNYIYQNVLHLINNTNNNIQTSMLINNFMNLRSNSGKGVQNIIYKLNFDALIYSLVDHLHRELEFNNFYIGLYEKPIKHSLEDKWEIPDSIELIIASKDGESNAERVGVKYSLNDHLLPVKFFPKTKNFIMVVKPLYFEEEHFGIMIIDYVTDSRVLYNLLTHQISSAIKFTQLITEHKEIESMLIETNNKLKELDQAKTDFFSNVSHELRTPLTIILGQVEAVLSGQYYKNTLEPNSDIFKTIQSNALRLLKLINTLLDFSKIQAGKMTLNRQPVNINRFLSSYISAVKSSASQKNINMIFVDNADDTFGFIDKDLFEAVIANLISNALKFTDSEGYIIIELNKLDTSFEIVVKDSGIGIPKDKLDTIFDRFSQIENSKSSKVRGTGIGLAYTKEIVELHEGKISVSSILGKGSVFAVSLPVCESKNASKCDDIKFKQNDLITDLGIDSDDSSKEVILDVNKNTVLVIDDTKDMRNLFTVLLQNEYNLITCKNGVEGIDKSIIYKPDIIITDFMMPEMDGLEFIKHAKTKKELRGLPIIIVTAKTMDDVKLTALKEGAIDFIFKPFSQDELKAKIKSNIEMKKLRDSIEDQRNALNDEKNLLQEVVNAQTKEIISEKNIALNLKKLAEQQLEGFLFSLATAIESKDHYTGEHVERVSNYSRDLALAINLPEKEVREIFLGSIVHDVGKIGIKDNILNKPSKLTEEEFEEIKKHPEIGKKVLSKLVNMEEAINIVYCHHEKWNGKGYPSGLKGLDIPISSRIVTIADYWDAIITDRPYRKAIPIKEALKIMRSESAQTFDPDILNIFLDPDNKLFLRYISNEMIQQYYDE from the coding sequence ATGGCAAATATATTTAAAGAAGGAAAAAATGTACCAACAATAGGGTTTGTTGTAAGTGATCTTAGATCCTATTATGCAGAACACTTAGGCACTGCTTTAAAAAATTTAACTCAAAAGTACCATATAAACATCCTTATATTTCCTTGCCGTTTTACTGGTATCGAATGGGACCATCAATACCAGTACAATACTCTTATTGACTTGATAAACAAAAAAAATCTCGATGGAATTATTCTTGCTTCAGCTTCATTTATGGGTGGCAAAATAAACAAGAAAGAAATCTTTGAATATATTCGCTATTCCTATGGCATTCCAGTAGTAAGCATTGGGGTAGAACTTGATAATATTCCAAGTCTTATTGTCAACAACTCATCTGGCATAAAAGAAGCAATCCGGCATCTAGTAAACCAACACAATATCAGAAAAATTGGATTTTTAAGAGGATCCATAGGAAATGATGAAGCAGATGAAAGGTTTAATGCCTATATCGAAGAACTAAAGGATCAGAATATTCCTTTTAATCCTGATATTATCTTTAATGGCAACTTCCTTCAGACCGAAGCGACAGAAGTAGGCAAGAATATAATCTCCAGCGGAATATTCAGGGAAATTGAAGCAATAATTTCAGCAAATGATGAAATGGCTTTAGGCCTTATTCCTGCATTATATCGTGGTAATTTACGCATTCCAAAAGATATGAAAATAATTGGATTTGATGATATCGAAAGTTCAAGATCTTACCTTCCTCCCCTAACAACTATAAGACAGCCGCTTTATGAAATTGCAGAAGAATCTGTAAACATTATTTTATCCATGCTTTCTAATAAACCTGTCAAGAAAAAATACATATTCGATACATCGCTAGTAATAAGGTCTTCTTGTGGATGCCTGATACCTAAAGAAACTTCTCAAAGATTTTTATCTAATGAAAAGAGCTCATTTGATAAAAACTCAAATAACCATAGTAATGAACAACCAATGAATAAAAAAGATATGTTTGATGCTTTATTTAAAGATAAAGAAATCGCTCAAAAGCTCCAGACCATTTTTTCTAATCTATCTCTAGAAAATCCAGAAAATATAGATATCGATGATTTTCTGCAGGAATTCTATTGTTTTCTTATAGAAAACTCAACTGTTCCTGACTTTTTCGAAAACATAAAAAAAGCATCCATCAAATTTTTTGAAAACTTTTATCATAAAGAAATCTTTGATTCAAACAATAATGGCCTAAATTATATTTATCAAAATGTTTTGCATCTGATAAATAACACAAACAACAATATACAAACCTCAATGCTGATAAATAATTTTATGAACCTAAGGTCAAATTCCGGAAAAGGTGTTCAGAACATTATTTATAAGCTAAATTTTGACGCTTTAATATACTCGCTGGTAGATCATTTACATCGTGAACTTGAGTTTAATAACTTTTACATAGGTTTATATGAAAAACCCATCAAACATTCACTGGAAGACAAGTGGGAAATTCCAGACAGCATAGAACTTATAATCGCAAGCAAGGATGGCGAGTCTAATGCTGAAAGAGTCGGAGTAAAATACTCTCTTAACGATCACCTTTTACCGGTAAAATTTTTTCCAAAGACCAAAAATTTTATTATGGTTGTAAAGCCGCTTTACTTTGAGGAAGAACACTTCGGTATCATGATAATCGACTATGTCACTGATTCCAGGGTACTTTACAATCTTTTGACTCATCAGATAAGCAGTGCAATAAAGTTTACACAACTAATAACAGAACACAAAGAAATAGAGAGTATGCTTATAGAGACAAACAACAAACTCAAAGAATTGGATCAGGCGAAAACCGATTTCTTTTCGAACGTTTCACATGAATTAAGAACCCCGCTTACAATAATTCTTGGTCAAGTTGAAGCTGTTTTATCAGGACAGTATTACAAAAATACACTTGAACCGAACTCAGATATATTTAAAACAATTCAATCTAATGCTTTAAGACTTTTAAAATTAATAAATACACTATTGGATTTTTCAAAAATACAAGCAGGCAAAATGACTTTAAACAGGCAACCTGTAAATATTAACAGGTTCCTTTCCTCATATATTTCAGCCGTAAAATCCTCTGCAAGTCAAAAAAATATAAATATGATTTTTGTTGACAATGCTGATGATACTTTTGGCTTTATTGACAAGGATTTATTTGAAGCAGTTATTGCCAACCTTATTTCCAACGCTCTAAAATTCACCGATTCAGAAGGATACATAATTATTGAGTTAAACAAACTTGATACCAGTTTTGAAATTGTAGTCAAAGATTCCGGGATAGGAATACCCAAAGATAAACTTGATACTATTTTTGACAGATTCAGCCAGATCGAAAATTCTAAAAGTTCCAAAGTAAGAGGAACAGGTATTGGCCTTGCATATACTAAAGAGATTGTGGAACTTCATGAAGGCAAAATTTCTGTGAGTAGTATTTTAGGAAAAGGTTCGGTCTTTGCCGTTTCACTCCCTGTCTGTGAATCAAAAAATGCCTCAAAATGTGATGATATTAAGTTTAAGCAAAACGATTTAATCACTGATTTGGGAATAGATTCAGATGACTCATCAAAAGAAGTAATCCTTGATGTAAATAAAAACACCGTTTTAGTTATAGATGACACTAAAGATATGCGAAATCTTTTTACAGTCTTACTTCAAAACGAATATAATCTTATTACCTGTAAAAACGGAGTAGAAGGAATTGATAAGTCTATAATATATAAACCTGACATAATAATTACAGATTTTATGATGCCTGAGATGGATGGATTGGAATTTATAAAACACGCAAAAACAAAGAAAGAATTAAGGGGCTTGCCAATAATTATTGTAACCGCCAAAACTATGGACGATGTAAAACTGACTGCCTTAAAAGAAGGTGCTATTGATTTTATTTTCAAACCATTCAGTCAGGATGAACTTAAAGCAAAAATCAAGAGCAACATTGAAATGAAAAAGTTGAGAGACAGTATTGAAGATCAGAGAAATGCTCTAAATGATGAAAAGAACCTTTTGCAAGAAGTAGTAAATGCCCAGACTAAAGAGATAATATCCGAAAAAAATATAGCTTTAAATCTCAAAAAGCTTGCGGAACAGCAACTTGAAGGTTTTCTATTTTCATTGGCAACAGCTATCGAATCAAAAGACCATTATACCGGCGAACACGTAGAAAGGGTCAGTAATTATTCAAGAGACCTTGCCCTTGCAATTAATCTGCCCGAAAAAGAAGTCAGAGAAATTTTCTTAGGCTCCATCGTTCATGATGTTGGAAAGATCGGTATTAAAGACAATATTTTAAATAAACCTTCGAAACTTACAGAAGAGGAATTTGAGGAAATTAAAAAGCACCCTGAAATTGGTAAAAAAGTATTGTCAAAACTGGTAAATATGGAAGAAGCAATTAATATAGTTTATTGTCATCATGAGAAATGGAACGGAAAAGGATATCCTTCCGGATTAAAGGGATTGGATATACCAATCTCCTCAAGAATAGTAACAATAGCGGATTATTGGGATGCAATAATTACAGACAGGCCATACAGAAAGGCTATTCCTATAAAAGAAGCCTTAAAAATCATGAGGAGTGAATCAGCCCAAACTTTTGATCCTGATATTCTTAATATATTTTTAGATCCTGACAACAAACTGTTTCTAAGATATATATCGAATGAAATGATACAACAGTATTATGATGAATAA